From Budorcas taxicolor isolate Tak-1 chromosome 19, Takin1.1, whole genome shotgun sequence, the proteins below share one genomic window:
- the LOC128065274 gene encoding primary amine oxidase, lung isozyme-like translates to MFIFIFLSLWTPLVMGREEGGAGSEEGVGKQCHPSLPPPCPSGSPSAQPWTHPDHSQLFADLSREELRAVMSFLTQQLGPDLVDAAQARPSDNCVFSVELQLPPKAAALAHLDRGSPPPAREALAIVLFGGQPQPNVTELVVGPLPRPSYMRDVTVERHGGPLPYYRRPVLLRESQDIEQMIFDRELPQAAGVLHHCCSYKQGGRNLVILTTAPRGVQSGDRATWFGLYYNISGFGVYLHPVGLELLVDHKALDPAQWTIQKVFFQGRYYESLAQLEEQFEAGQVNVVVIPDNGTGGSWSLKSQVPPGPAPPLQFHPQGARFSVQGSRVTSSLWTFSFGLGAFSGPRIFDIRFQGERLAYEISLQEVLVVYGGNTPVAMVSHYVDRGFGLGKFATPLTRGIDCPYLATYVDWHFLLESQAPRTLHDAFCVFEQNEGLPLRRHHSDAFSHYFGGVVETLLVFRSVSTLYNSDYVWDVIFHSNGAIQVKFYATGFINSVFHFGAARRYGNQVRENTLGTVHTHTAHYKVDLDVGGLENWVWAEDMAFVPTAIPWSPKHQIQRLHVTRKQLQTEEQAAFPLGGASPRHLYLACKQKNKWGHPRGYRIQLLSIPGEPLPQNSPLERAVSWGRYQLAMTQRKETEPSSSSVFNQNDPWTPTVDFADFINNETIAGKDLVAWVTAGFLHIPHAEDIPNTVTVGNSVGFFLRPYNFFDEDPSINSADSIYFREDQDAGSCEVNSVACLPQVAACAPDLPAFSHAGFSH, encoded by the exons AtgttcatcttcatttttctgtccTTGTGGACTCctctggtgatgggcagggaggaaggTGGTGCTGGGAGTGAGGAGGGAGTTGGGAAGCAATGTCATCCCAGCCTGCCTCCCCCCTGCCCCTCCGGATCCCCCAGTGCCCAGCCTTGGACACACCCTGACCACAGCCAGCTGTTTGCAGACCTGAGCCGGGAAGAGCTGAGGGCTGTGAtgagcttcctgacccagcagcTGGGGCCAGACCTGGTGGATGCAGCCCAGGCCCGACCCTCAGACAACTGCGTCTTCTCAGTAGAGCTGCAGCTGCCCCCCAAGGCTGCAGCCCTGGCCCATCTGGACAGGGGGAGCCCCCCACCTGCCCGGGAGGCACTGGCCATCGTCTTATTTGGCGGACAACCCCAGCCCAATGTGACTGAGCTGGTGGTGGGGCCGCTGCCCCGGCCCTCCTACATGCGGGATGTGACCGTGGAGCGTCATGGGGGCCCCCTGCCCTATTACCGACGCCCTGTGCTTCTCCGAGAGTCCCAGGACATAGAGCAGATGATTTTTGACAGAGAGCTGCCCCAGGCTGCTGGTGTCCTCCACCACTGCTGCTCCTACAAACAAGGAGGAAGGAACCTGGTGATCTTGACCACAGCTCCCCGTGGTGTCCAGTCAGGGGACAGGGCCACATGGTTTGGCCTCTACTATAACATTTCAGGTTTTGGGGTCTACCTGCACCCTGTGGGGTTGGAGCTGCTGGTAGATCACAAGGCTCTGGACCCTGCCCAGTGGACCATCCAGAAGGTGTTCTTTCAGGGCCGCTACTATGAGAGTCTGGCCCAGCTGGAGGAGCAGTTTGAGGCTGGCCAGGTGAATGTGGTGGTGATCCCAGACAACGGCACAGGTGGGTCCTGGTCCCTGAAGTCCCAGGTGCCCCCGGGTCCAGCTCCCCCTCTGCAGTTCCATCCTCAGGGCGCCCGCTTCAGTGTCCAAGGCAGTCGAGTGACCTCCTCATTGTGGACTTTCTCCTTTGGCCTCGGAGCTTTCAGCGGTCCTAGGATCTTTGACATTCGCTTCCAGGGAGAACGACTGGCTTATGAGATCAGCCTGCAAGAGGTCCTGGTTGTCTATGGTGGGAATACCCCAGTAGCAATGGTGAGCCACTATGTGGATCGAGGCTTTGGTCTGGGCAAGTTTGCCACACCCCTGACCCGCGGCATCGACTGCCCCTATCTGGCCACCTATGTGGACTGGCACTTCCTTCTAGAGTCCCAAGCCCCCAGGACCCTACACGATGCCTTTTGTGTGTTTGAGCAGAACGAGGGCCTGCCCCTGAGGCGACATCACTCAGATGCGTTTTCTCACTATTTTGGGGGTGTTGTGGAGACACTGCTGGTCTTCAGATCTGTTTCAACCTTGTACAACTCTGACTATGTGTGGGATGTGATCTTTCACTCCAATGGGGCCATTCAAGTCAAATTCTATGCCACGGGCTTCATCAATTCAGTGTTCCACTTTGGCGCTGCCCGAAGATATGGAAACCAGGTTCGGGAGAACACACTGGGCACCGTCCACACCCACACTGCCCACTACAAGGTGGATCTGGACGTGGGAG GACTGGAGAACTGGGTCTGGGCTGAGGACATGGCTTTTGTCCCCACTGCGATACCCTGGAGCCCCAAGCACCAGATACAGAGGCTGCATGTGACCCGGAAGCAGCTGCAGACAGAGGAGCAGGCTGCCTTCCCCCTGGGAGGGGCCTCCCCTCGCCACCTGTACCTGGCCTGCAAGCAGAAGAACAAGTGGGGACACCCTCGGGGCTACCGCATCCAGCTGCTCAGCATCCCTGGGGAGCCGCTGCCCCAGAACAGCCCTTTGGAGAGAGCCGTCAGCTGGGGAAG GTACCAGCTGGCCATGAcccagaggaaggagacagagcccAGCAGCTCCAGCGTCTTCAATCAGAATGACCCTTGGACTCCCACCGTGGACTTTGCTGACTTTATCAACAATGAGACCATTGCTGGAAAG GACTTGGTGGCCTGGGTGACAGCTGGTTTCCTGCACATCCCACATGCAGAGGACATTCCCAACACGGTGACAGTGGGCAACAGTGTGGGCTTCTTTCTGCGACCCTACAACTTCTTTGACGAGGACCCCTCCATCAATTCTGCTGACTCCATCTACTTCCGAGAAGACCAGGATGCTGGGTCCTGTGAGGTCAACTCCGTGGCTTGCCTGCCCCAGGTTGCTGCCTGTGCCCCTGACCTCCCTGCCTTCTCCCATGCGGGCTTCTCCCACTAG
- the LOC128065273 gene encoding primary amine oxidase, liver isozyme produces MFIFIFLSLWTLLVMGREEGGAGSEERVGKQCHPSLPPRCPSRPPSNQPWTHPDHSQLFADLSREELTTVMSFLTQQLGPDLVDAAQARPSDNCVFSVELQLPPKAAALAHLDRGSPPPAREALAIVFFGGQPQPNVTELVVGPLPQPSYMRDVTVERHGGPLPYYRRPVLLREYLDIDQMIFDRELPKAAGVLHHCCSYKQGGQKLLTLNSAPRGVQSGDRATWFGIYLNITKGGPYLHPVGLELLVDHKALDPAQWTIQKVFFQGRYYESLAQLEEQFEAGQVNVVVIPDNGTGGSWSLKSQVPPGPAPPLQFHPQGPRFSVQGNRVSSSLWTFSFGLGAFSGPRIFDVRFQGERLAYEISLQEAGAVYGGNTPAAILTRYTDSGFGMGYFGTPLIRGVDCPYLATYMDWHFVVESHAPKTLHDAFCVFEQNKGLPLRRHHSDFLSHYFGGVVETVLVFRSVSTMLNYDYVWDMIFHPNGAIEVKFHATGYISSAFLFGDARRYGNQVGEHTLGTVHTHSAHYKVDLDVGGLENWVWAEDMAFVPTAIPWSPEHQIQRLQVTRKQLETEDQAAFPLGGASPRYLYLASKQKNKWGHPRGYRIQTVSFAGEPLPQNSSMKRAFTWGRYQLAVTQRKETEPSSSSVFNQNDPWTPTVDFADFINNETIAGKDLVAWVTAGFLHIPHAEDIPNTVTVGNGVGFFLRPYNFFDQEPSMDSADSIYFREGQNAGSCEINSLACLSQAATCAPDIPAFSHGGFPEY; encoded by the exons AtgttcatcttcatttttctgtccTTGTGGACTCttctggtgatgggcagggaggaaggTGGTGCTGGGAGTGAGGAGAGAGTTGGGAAGCAATGTCATCCCAGCCTGCCTCCCCGCTGCCCCTCCAGACCCCCTAGTAACCAGCCCTGGACACACCCTGACCACAGCCAGCTGTTTGCAGACCTGAGCCGGGAAGAGCTGACGACTGTGAtgagcttcctgacccagcagcTGGGGCCAGACCTGGTGGATGCAGCCCAGGCCCGACCCTCAGACAACTGCGTCTTCTCAGTAGAGCTGCAGCTGCCCCCCAAGGCTGCAGCCCTGGCCCACCTGGACAGGGGGAGCCCCCCACCTGCCCGGGAGGCACTGGCCATCGTCTTCTTTGGCGGACAACCCCAGCCCAATGTGACTGAGCTGGTGGTGGGGCCACTGCCCCAGCCCTCCTACATGCGGGATGTGACCGTGGAGCGTCATGGGGGCCCCCTGCCCTACTACCGACGCCCCGTGCTTCTCCGAGAGTACCTGGACATAGACCAGATGATCTTCGACAGAGAGCTGCCCAAGGCTGCTGGTGTCCTCCACCACTGCTGCTCCTACAAACAAGGGGGACAGAAACTGTTGACCCTGAACTCAGCTCCCCGTGGCGTGCAGTCAGGGGACAGGGCCACCTGGTTTGGCATCTACCTTAATATCACAAAGGGTGGGCCTTACCTGCACCCTGTGGGGTTGGAGCTTCTGGTAGACCACAAGGCTCTGGACCCTGCCCAATGGACCATCCAGAAGGTGTTCTTTCAGGGCCGCTACTATGAGAGTCTGGCCCAGCTGGAGGAGCAGTTTGAGGCTGGCCAGGTGAATGTGGTGGTGATCCCAGACAACGGCACAGGTGGGTCCTGGTCCCTGAAGTCCCAGGTGCCCCCGGGTCCAGCTCCCCCTCTGCAGTTCCATCCTCAGGGCCCCCGCTTCAGTGTCCAGGGCAATCGAGTTTCCTCCTCATTGTGGACTTTCTCCTTTGGCCTTGGAGCTTTCAGCGGTCCTAGGATCTTTGACGTTCGATTCCAAGGAGAACGGCTGGCTTACGAGATCAGCCTGCAAGAGGCCGGTGCTGTCTATGGTGGGAATACCCCAGCAGCAATCCTCACTCGCTATACGGATAGTGGCTTTGGCATGGGTTACTTCGGCACACCCCTGATTCGTGGGGTAGACTGCCCTTATCTGGCCACCTACATGGACTGGCACTTCGTTGTGGAGTCCCACGCCCCCAAGACACTACATGATGCCTTTTGTGTGTTTGAGCAGAACAAGGGCCTGCCCCTGAGGCGACACCACTCGGATTTTCTTTCCCACTATTTTGGGGGCGTTGTGGAGACAGTGCTGGTCTTCAGGTCTGTGTCCACGATGCTCAACTATGACTATGTGTGGGATATGATCTTCCACCCCAACGGGGCCATAGAAGTCAAATTCCATGCCACGGGCTACATCAGCTCAGCGTTCCTCTTTGGTGATGCCCGAAGATATGGAAACCAGGTTGGGGAACACACGCTGGGTACCGTCCACACCCACAGTGCCCACTACAAGGTGGATCTGGACGTGGGAG gactggaaaactgGGTCTGGGCTGAGGACATGGCTTTTGTCCCCACGGCGATACCCTGGAGCCCTGAGCACCAGATACAGAGGCTGCAGGTGACCCGGAAGCAGCTGGAGACTGAGGATCAGGCCGCCTTCCCCCTGGGAGGGGCCTCCCCTCGCTACCTGTACCTGGCCAGCAAGCAGAAGAACAAGTGGGGACACCCTCGGGGCTATCGCATCCAGACGGTCAGCTTTGCTGGGGAGCCGCTGCCCCAGAACAGCTCCATGAAGAGAGCCTTCAcctgggggag GTACCAGCTGGCCGTGAcccagaggaaggagacagagcccAGCAGCTCCAGCGTCTTCAACCAGAATGACCCCTGGACTCCCACCGTGGACTTTGCTGACTTTATCAACAATGAGACCATTGCTGGAAAG GATTTGGTGGCCTGGGTGACAGCTGGTTTCCTGCACATCCCACATGCAGAGGACATTCCCAACACGGTGACAGTGGGGAATGGTGTGGGCTTCTTCTTGCGGCCCTACAACTTCTTTGACCAGGAGCCCTCCATGGATTCTGCTGACTCCATCTACTTCCGGGAAGGCCAGAATGCTGGGTCCTGTGAGATCAACTCCCTGGCTTGCCTGTCCCAGGCTGCTACCTGTGCCCCTGACATCCCTGCCTTCTcccatgggggcttccctgagtaTTAG